The genomic interval ACAATCACGAGTCCGCCCGCACACAGCACATCGCGGGCTTGGGTCAGAATCTGCGGATCCGGCTTTTTTTTATCGATTTTCAATGTCTGGATCATTCGGCGGATTTTACTGACCGCGAGGTCCAAATCAAGCGGTGGCGGCTTTTTTCGTGCCTTTCCAGCATTTGGAAACTACATTGTGCGGCTTATGGCACATATTGCAAAAGTAGTGGTTGAAATTTCGCTTGACCGGGAATTTGATTACACGATTCCAGCGCATCTGCAGTCGGTGATCAGGATCGGGGCGCAGGTTACGGTTCCGTTTAACGGACGGGAACTGCGCGGATTTGTGGTCGGTCTGGCCAACCATTCGGCATTTGCAGACAAGCTGAAGGCGATCAGCGGCGTGGTTGGGGACAAACCGCTGATTCCTGATGAAATTATGAAGCTCGCCTATTGGATTGCCGACTACTACTGCGCGCCTATCGAACAGGCTGTCCGTACCGTGCTGCCCAGTGCTGTCCGGAAACACGGTGCGCGGCATAAAAAACAGCGTTTTGTTTCTTTGACAGGGCAGGTGCCCGAGCGGATTACTGCGCTTCAGGATGCGGTGTTTCAGACGCTGGAACAGCATGGGAGTCTGTCGGTTTCGGAATTGTGTGAACGGGCCGGCTGCACGGAATCGCCGATCAGGACATTGGAAAAAAAGGGGCTGGTTACGATTTCGGAAGAGATCGTCCAGCGTGATCCGCATGCCGGAATGGAGCTGCTGCGCACAGAGCCGTTTGACCTGATGCCGGAGCAGAAGACGGCGCTGGACAAAATCTGTGCGTCAATGGATCTGGAAAAGCCGAAACCGGTCCTGCTGCACGGTGTGACGGGCAGCGGTAAAACCGAGGTTTATCTGCAGGCACTGCAGCATGCGCTGGATAAAGGGCAGGGTGCCATTGTGCTGGTGCCTGAAATATCGCTGACGCCGCAAACTGTGGATCGGTTCCGGGCTCGCTTCGGCGATTGTGTGGCGGTGCTGCATTCAAGTTTGTCGGATGGCGAGCGGCATGATGAATGGCATCGGATCCGCGACGGCAAGGCGCAGATTGCCATCGGTGCGCGGTCGGCACTTTTTGCTCCGGTGGAGAATGTCGGCCTGATTGTCGTGGATGAGGAGCACGAACCGACGTATAAGCAGGATGAATCGCCGCGCTATAATGCACGCGATGTGGCGGTAATGCGCGGCCATCTGGAGAACTGCTGTGTGGTGCTGGGTTCGGCGACTCCTGCGCTCGAATCGTTTGCGAATGTAAAGAACGGCCGGTATGAGCTGGCGGAAATGCTGCAGCGTGTGGATGACCGGTCGATGCCGCTGATGCGCGTGGTCGATATGCGGATTGAGGCGGAGAAAGAGGGGCGCCCTACGATTTTTTCATCGGAGTTGGTGCAGGGGATTTATGACCGGCTGAATCAGGGCGAGCAGGTGATTCTCTTTCTGAACCGCCGCGGTTTTTCTTCGTCGATCCAGTGTGAAGTGTGCGGCTATGTGGCGGAGTGCACGGAGTGCAGTATTTCGATGACCTATCATAAGCGGGCCGGCAAACTGATGTGTCATATCTGCGGCCGGGAGGAAAAGGTACCGGGCCGTTGTCCGAACTGCGGAGACCTCAATTTCAAGTATTCCGGGATGGGCACGCAGAAAATAGAAGAGATTCTTGAAAAACTGTGTCCGAACGCACGGGTGGCACGCATGGATTCCGATACGATGCGCAAAAAGGATTCCTACCGTACCGTGCTGGATAAGTTTAAGACCGGAAAACTCGATATTCTGCTGGGGACGCAGATGATTGCCAAGGGGCTGGATTTTCCGAATGTTACGCTGGTGGGGGTTTTATATGCGGATATGTCGCTGCAGGTGCCGGATTTCCGGGCGGGTGAGCGGACCTTCCAACTGCTGACGCAGGTGGCCGGGCGGGCCGGGCGCGGCGAAAAAGCCGGAGAGGTGATTGTGCAGGCGTATACTCCACACCATCCGGCGATTCAGGCGGCACGGAGTCTGGACTATGAGGGTTTCTGTTCGCAGGATCTCGAATTCCGCCGTGAGCTGGGTTATCCACCGTTTTCGCATCTGGTGCTGCTCACGTTTAAAGGCGAGTCGGAAATCGATGTGATGTCGGCGGCGGATCAGTTTTTTAAATCATTGGAGCCGATCCTTCCGGAGTCGGTTAATGCGGTTCCGCCGATGCCGGCACCGCTGGCGAAGGCTAAGGGGCACTGGCGCTACCAGATTATGCTGCGCTGCGAGCATACCGTGAAAATGACCAAGCCGATCCGCTATGTGCAAAGCCGGATGCGTTTGCCGAAAGGGGTGGCAGTGAGTATCGATGTGGATGCGCTGTCACTGCTGTAGTTTGCTGTGTTCCATTTTTCAGCGTCTGCCGGAGGCTTTAAAGTTCGAATTTCCGCACCCCGGTTTCCGGCAATGAGTTCACCGGGCTGGCTGATACCAAACGTTAAAACTATCCGGTATAAATTTGATCCCGCGCAGAGGCGCTGAGAACGCAGAGAAATTCAGTCATAAACGGCTCCACACTCTCTGCGCCTTGTAGGTTTCTCCTGACATCATTTGAGCTTTTCCCCTTTCGAGAATGGGAACCATTACTCGTCGGAGAAAAGGGAGGAAAAAAGCTCCTCAGTTAAGTAAGCTCAGGAGCACCAGGGAACCGCCGAGCTTTTGACGAAAAGCTCGGCGGGGTTTCGGAAGAGATCATTCTGCGTCCAGAATCTGCCGGAGGCAGAGTTCATCGCAGAGCAGGGATCCTCCGAAGCTCTGCGCGGAATAACGCTGTCGTTAAGACCGGAATGTTTTAGTAAATGGTATGAGTTCGGGTTTTCGGATCGGCTCAGTGATTTTCCACCAGTATGAGCGGCAGGTTTCATAGCTGTCTTTACCGATCTGCTTGGTAAGCGGGTATTTGTTTCATGACTCAAAATACAGATATATTGGCCATATGGTTGCGGTCTTTATATTCTGCACATCTCTTTGAACTCCGCAACGCGGATTTCGATCTGATCGCGGTCGAGTTCGATGAGCCGTTCCAGGCTGAATTTTTCGACACCGAAGGAGGCGGTGATACTGCCGTATACCATGGCCTGGCGTATACTTTCCTTGTCGGTTTTTCCAGAAGCGCAGAGGGCGCCCATCAGTCCGCCGGCGAAGGTGTCACCCGCTCCGGTGGGATCCTTGAAGCTGTCGAGGGGATAGGCGTGCAACAGGAATGTATCCTCTTTTGTGAAGAGCATGGATCCGTTTCCGCCCTTTTTGATGAGTACGTATTCAGTGCCTAAATCGAACAGCTTTTTAGCCGCCTGCGTCAGTGCGTGTTCTCCGGTGAAAAGCTGCGCTTCATACTCATTGAGGGTCAGCATGGTGCATTTGCTGATGACTTTTTCGAGATCGTCTTTGGCAATGTTGATCCACAGATCCATGGTGTCGATCAGTACAAATTCGGGTTTTTTGACCTGTTCGAGTACGTGGAGCTGCAGGGCGGGGTGAATATTGCCGAGAAAGAGGTAGGGGGCTTCTTTGTAACTTTCCGGCAGTTCGGGGGAGAAGGTTTCAAAAACGCCAAGATCGGTGAAGAGCGTGTCGCGGCTGTCCATGTTATCATGGTATTTTCCGCCCCAGCTGAAGGTTTTACCTTCGACAGTCTGGAGCCCTTCGAGATCGATATTCATGTTACTCCAGGTATCGCGGAATTCCCGGGGAAAATCAGTGCCGACCACACCGACCATTCCGGTATGGGAAAAGAAAGAGGCGGCAGCACAGGCATAGCTGACAGAGCCGCCGAGGAGGCCTTTACGTTTTTCTGCGGGGGTTTCGATGTCATCGATTCCGATTGAACCGACGATGATGAGGTCAACAGCGGGTTTGGTCATATTTTTCTCCGTATTAAATAGCATAAAGCATAGCGGCCAGGCCGATCGAGCCCAGCACGTAGGTCTGGAGATCGCGAGCGGCAAAGGCCAGCGGGTCGTCGTCAATTTCTCCCCGCCAGGCGAGGTGCCAGATGCGGGTAATCCAGTAGAGGAGCAGTGGGCAGAAAATCCAGAGCAGCTGGGGGGAGGTGTAAAGTTCCGCCACTTTGGCGCTGCCGAGATACATGGTAAACACCAGTACCGAAATATAGCCGGCCGAAGAGCCGAACCCGAGCAACAGCGGAAGGTCGTCCACACGGTAACCGCGCTCGCGCATGGCCTGGGCCTCTGCGCCGGCTTCTTTGATTTCCCGGAGTTCGGATACCCGCTTCACGATGGCCAGGCTCAGAAAAAGGAAAATGGCAAATTCAATAAACCATCCCGAGGCTGGCGTTCCGGTCGCCACAGCTCCGGCAAAAATGCGGCACGTAAACAGCAGAGCCAGCGTCAGAACATCGGCGATCGGAACCTGCTTGAGCCGCCAGGAATAAATGGTGGTGATGAGATAGTAGGCAATCAGAACATAGACGAAATTCAGAGGAAGCAGCAGGCTGAGCAGCAGGCTGACTGTAACCAGTACGGGGGCCATGAGTGCTCCGGTTGTTATTGGAAGATCGCCGGAGGCAAAAGGCCGTTTCCGTTTGCGCGGATGATGCTGGTCGGCACTGAGATCAAACAGATCGTTCAGCAGATAAATTGATGAGGCGGCCAGGCTGAAGGAAAAAAATGCAATCACTGCCTGGATGACTGCGGAAATATCCGTAAAGCGGTGAGCAAGCAGTATGGGCGTGAAAATCAGGATATTTTTCAGCCACTGCTGGGGGCGCATCGCTTTGGCCATGCAGTAAAAACAGCCGGGATGGTCCATAAAGATATGATGCGCTTTGACGGCATAGCCCTTCCTGGAGAGTGGACAGGGGTTGACCAGAATAACTTCAGCGGCGGCATCCCAGATCGGGAAGTCGGAACGGTCGTTTCCGGCATATCCAAAGATCGGAAATCTTTTCTGTATGGCCTCCAGCTT from Verrucomicrobia bacterium S94 carries:
- the priA gene encoding primosomal protein N', producing MAHIAKVVVEISLDREFDYTIPAHLQSVIRIGAQVTVPFNGRELRGFVVGLANHSAFADKLKAISGVVGDKPLIPDEIMKLAYWIADYYCAPIEQAVRTVLPSAVRKHGARHKKQRFVSLTGQVPERITALQDAVFQTLEQHGSLSVSELCERAGCTESPIRTLEKKGLVTISEEIVQRDPHAGMELLRTEPFDLMPEQKTALDKICASMDLEKPKPVLLHGVTGSGKTEVYLQALQHALDKGQGAIVLVPEISLTPQTVDRFRARFGDCVAVLHSSLSDGERHDEWHRIRDGKAQIAIGARSALFAPVENVGLIVVDEEHEPTYKQDESPRYNARDVAVMRGHLENCCVVLGSATPALESFANVKNGRYELAEMLQRVDDRSMPLMRVVDMRIEAEKEGRPTIFSSELVQGIYDRLNQGEQVILFLNRRGFSSSIQCEVCGYVAECTECSISMTYHKRAGKLMCHICGREEKVPGRCPNCGDLNFKYSGMGTQKIEEILEKLCPNARVARMDSDTMRKKDSYRTVLDKFKTGKLDILLGTQMIAKGLDFPNVTLVGVLYADMSLQVPDFRAGERTFQLLTQVAGRAGRGEKAGEVIVQAYTPHHPAIQAARSLDYEGFCSQDLEFRRELGYPPFSHLVLLTFKGESEIDVMSAADQFFKSLEPILPESVNAVPPMPAPLAKAKGHWRYQIMLRCEHTVKMTKPIRYVQSRMRLPKGVAVSIDVDALSLL
- a CDS encoding sugar kinase, with the protein product MLFNTEKNMTKPAVDLIIVGSIGIDDIETPAEKRKGLLGGSVSYACAAASFFSHTGMVGVVGTDFPREFRDTWSNMNIDLEGLQTVEGKTFSWGGKYHDNMDSRDTLFTDLGVFETFSPELPESYKEAPYLFLGNIHPALQLHVLEQVKKPEFVLIDTMDLWINIAKDDLEKVISKCTMLTLNEYEAQLFTGEHALTQAAKKLFDLGTEYVLIKKGGNGSMLFTKEDTFLLHAYPLDSFKDPTGAGDTFAGGLMGALCASGKTDKESIRQAMVYGSITASFGVEKFSLERLIELDRDQIEIRVAEFKEMCRI
- a CDS encoding UbiA family prenyltransferase, encoding MSSDQSIPLCVDLDGTLVKLDTLHQALFLLLRRDPACIFRFAGWLLKGKAYFKDQVMQRVELDPSVLPYNGPLLEWLRKEHRNGRKLILATASNYRTARAIAGYLGIFDEILASNEENNLRHNNKLEAIQKRFPIFGYAGNDRSDFPIWDAAAEVILVNPCPLSRKGYAVKAHHIFMDHPGCFYCMAKAMRPQQWLKNILIFTPILLAHRFTDISAVIQAVIAFFSFSLAASSIYLLNDLFDLSADQHHPRKRKRPFASGDLPITTGALMAPVLVTVSLLLSLLLPLNFVYVLIAYYLITTIYSWRLKQVPIADVLTLALLFTCRIFAGAVATGTPASGWFIEFAIFLFLSLAIVKRVSELREIKEAGAEAQAMRERGYRVDDLPLLLGFGSSAGYISVLVFTMYLGSAKVAELYTSPQLLWIFCPLLLYWITRIWHLAWRGEIDDDPLAFAARDLQTYVLGSIGLAAMLYAI